The nucleotide window gtttatcaattaatataatctacggctagtttaggtgctgaatccgtaattgttcaatccatctaatcgaagtggcgactaggtttatcgtttgctgcgtcagaaactgtaaatcctaggaaaataatcaactagattaaatgcaacattgtacgtttgtgttgtcttgcttcattGGTTTTTCTAATTcataatgctattgtttaattaaattcgagatcgtatccgaattattaatcaataagggttaattggaatacatgtttttggttaactaatcgtaaggaatgacaggttaattcaataccacaacgaatattcaattaattaatttgatatttttggtttcgatgatcaatcgtagttccaatggtggatgtgaccgaagaccaaagtttgttaaatcgatttattccttttagattattttactgaatttttaattagtgtttttcattataatttacattcacttcaaaacccccttttttttatttatttcgatttatttgtgacgacatactaatcaaagctcttcgagggaatgatccctactttcctttactacatttttgttacaggaatttaggatttaatttgggtgtcaacgacagcacgtaccaccTTCATAGATGCATTGTCTATAGTGATAGTGTGCACCTGTTAAATAGAGTTACAAGCTTATTAGGGTTGCCACTTTCCAATCAAGAAATAGACTGTGTATAAGCATAATTAGATTGAACTTTACCTTATTTGGAATACTACATTCATTAAAACAATTGAATACAGCTTACGCAACATTTTCCCCTTTCCTCGAGGGAGGAACATGGACAAACCTAATAgtacatttatttaaagttcTTTCTGGTTACACCCAATATGTAGTTATGATCATATATTTAGTGTTTTGCATATCTAACTTCCATAACTTAGCTGTCACACTTATCCTTCACAactattagaaaattttcttcgATTCTTTAGCTTTGGCCTGCACAATTCAATCACAGTCATATAAGCTGTCACGAAGTAAGCCAGCTGATATGAAACAAGAGCGGCGTCAAGTGCAATATTGGGATGTAACGTGCTTTCTAATTAAAcatcaagatttgaagaaagaGCAGAGAGCAATATTGGGAAAGCATAACCAACCATTAAATGATCTCATCTAACACCATCCGTCCTCTCTTTGATAACCTGAAATGTTGTACtgagaatataaatatttgatgaaatttgaaactaatatataaaacattacatgcctttgttaaaagaaaaatgaagagcTTAACATTATCAGAAAATTCATCTCTGAGAAGTGGGGTTACGACCTTCAAGAAGTGAGGATACACAAGGTATTTGCTGGCCAGTCAATGTTTTCCAGTATGACAAAAAAGTTTGGCAGAGTGAATTTGATGCCCGGTTTCAATAAGATCAAGGAGAACAAATGTCTCAGTAAGGCAAACCTTAAATAAGTTCTTCTTGAGTACTCTTCTACATATATCCCTTCTCTCTTCCAATAGCACAAAACACTGCACTGAAACAATACATATTTGTTCTGAGGTTGAAATTTGAAACTgtgaatagaaaattataacatataattaatttatgaaaacttGGGTTATGAAAGTTACATAGATGAAATTTGCTGCCTTGTTTAAAagtctaatatatatttgaaaactaagttggccatcataaaaatttcagTGTTTCATATTGTGGTTTTGGAAAATGCtctgttttttaaataatctaaataGCCTTGAAGAAACTTCACAACATTAATTGATTCATTTgatgacaaaagagaaaaaaaaaaaaaaccatgtatAAGAATAAATCCTAAGCTTCTCAAACacattatttacaaaaatatcaaaataagaCAGAGTACATGCAAAAGTTATTAGAAAGAAAGTGCTTTTCAAAGAGTAAACAAGATGTCACTGTCATGAGGTTGTCTTCAACAATCTTCTGCTCCCATAACTGGTGATGATGGATGGCTATGATTATACAGAAAGTATATGGGAAATGTTCCAAATGGATGAAGGGCCATCGACAATTAACTCTAAAGTATTTTCATCACaagtgaattaaattttaaatcacaAATTGGATAGAACAAATAGATTGatataaagaaaaggaaaaaaattgccTCATATATGCCTTCAACGGTTGCCTAGCATGTTGAACTGCTTTCCCACTCAGCTCCTTTTTCTTGTAAAAGAAATTTCTTACTACTTgctcataaattaaattttaaatggaCTAGTGTATGATTTCTAGACAGATAAAGTTGTGACCAACAATTTGACATCTAATGCATAGACACATTCTTGGAGAAACCTCTCTTTTTATGGTGAAAAAAAGAGCGCCACAACAAAACCAGAATGATTGTTAGACACCATCATTGAATATCAACCTAGATGACTACCATATTATACaagttatatttgtaatttcacATGCATAACTTAAAGTAACTCAAAGGGAAATGAACCCAAAAAAGCTGACCATTAATACATTGCAGCCACTAGTTTCAATGGAAAAAGTTGAGAACTCATGAGTCTTGTAAGCAGCAACACAAACTCCCTGAGTTTCCTGTACTGGTGGTAACAAAATTCAGAAATAGTAACTTATAATCACAGTTGAATCACTTCCAGGCTCTATAATATCTGAGGATATATCCATCGCTGCATAGACAACATCACAACAAGAGTAATGTAGACAATTACTAATGGAACAGTCCCAGAAAAATAGGATTATGGTCTACCCCTCCATAAACTAAAGCATCACTAGATGTCATAAAGATAGGATATCTCATATCACTCCTTGATTGCAAAATCAGAAACATGTTGCACAATAAACCATATTTATCATCATGATAGACATGGTCATAAAACTTACTCTGCTCTCCATGCCAGTATACATCTTGTTTTCCCCGGTAACAAACACTGGGATGCCAACCTATTGGAATTTCAGCATTTAAGTGATagtaaaatgaacaataatgtTACAAGAATCTGGGaagaaaaacaattacaaagaaaCTTGTATGAGCCAAAGCACAAAGCATAACAGTTAAGTTAAAAGTTAATTACCATAGAAGCAAAAAATTTGGTTGCGGAAACCGTAGTTGCACCATTCCCCAGGGTAGCCACCTGAATATTCATCAGCTAGTTGTGAAAGAGAAAACCAACAATTAGCAATATCTTAGCAACATGACCAATATACATTTGTGCAAATCACCATATAAGCGGGAAAAGACTGCCGATTGTCCCACAGAGATAACAGAAACCAACTCAAACACCCCAACAAAAAGGGTTCAAAAACTTTATGGCTAGCACTAAGATAGAAAAGAATTTGGatatattgattaaaagttTCCAAGAATGGGTTTAAGATAAACATCCATAATACAGGGATGTCATCTACAATAGCAGTGGTTGCAGGGATTGCTCCATTTTCCCTCTTAATATGGGCTTTATAGTTTAGGTTTTAAcataagagcaatactatatatactcagtttaaatacataaatatgtacatatttatacatatcattatatgattgggtgttgttttatctttaattcaaaattactcaattatataataatatatataaatgtgtacacatttgtatatataaaataaatacatatagttcTATTGTTAACATAAATATccctttaatattattaataaaaataatttaattcaagtattaataataaatatcatacgaagtattaaatataattttatttttgataaaataaatttaaaaatatttttgatataaaaaaattaataaattaaaaagtgaaattttcatgATATTTGAAGGATAATgattatttcctttatccacttatttataatgaatacttaaattaatttaatataatatgacattcattaattactaaatatataaataaatattcagtcaaaattacatttatttaaagaaataagcaaataaaattacctctccatatttattattgttctttGCTAAGGGACACTTGTTCATATCATCCAACATGGAAACGGTAAATCAGTCAGAAACTTTTACTCAGAATTTGAACATATCTACGCagattaatttggtttgatctgaaagaaacaaaatccaaaataaaacgAATATGGGGAATCCAAGAGTTCATGGCCATACAAagctaactcaagccaaaaatCAGAATCAGGAAGGCCAAATCAAAACCATGCCACATACAACGGATTAGGgataaacaaaacacaaaatagaCTTACATCAAATGATTTCAAGATTTCAGTTAAGTTCTATACtttcatataaacaaaataatagatCCTCTATGTGAAGTTCTATAATTTCAATATCAATTGAatcactttaaaatatatatcactaCTAGAAAACTTGAGCATAATGAAAATCTAATGGCTATTTTTCATGACTCACAAGCAACGATCAAAGAAACATAGCGGTCTAACgacaatttttattgaaaatatatttgacTTGAATTATCATAAACAAATCAATACAGCATAGGAACATTACCTCAATTACAATGTTGTCTGAGCTGGGAAAGAGATGCAGCAATCTGAGCCTGAACAAGAGCATTGTTTTTCATCAGTGAAATGTCTAAATTTTGGGAAAGAGATGCCCGTCTGCATTAAAATTAAGACACCAAAATCAAGTTTAATTAGCTAGAGAGAACTTGGCTTTTCAAGGACCCACTAAGTACAGACACAAGCAAGAACACAAACCTATCACGATGAGTCATCAAATGATTTCAAAGAGAGAATCCAATGTAATTTGAGAAGCTCCCTCATGAATGAGCTATCCAACAGTAAGGGAAAGCAAATAACAGATATATAAATTACTTCTGCattaatattaaagaatttcaagaataattaataaagatgtgATGTGCAACATGAAGACAAAACTGAGAAGTGAGAAAGTAAATCCACCAGTTCAGTCATTCTGAGGGTCATAGAAAATATCACATTAAACATATTTCCATACCTGCCAATTTGATTGCATTGGCTGCAGCATGTGAGCGAAAATAGTACATTCTGATCTTCAGAATTGAATACAGGTTACCCTGGGCATGGAAGTATCGACAGTGATTTTGATTGCATTGGCTGCAGCATGTGAGCGAAGATAGTACATTCTGATCTTCAAACCCTTTTGTACAAGAGGGGAATAATTAGAATGATgctataaacaaaatttgaggAGCTGAAAATAAGGGGGTGGAGTTAAGTTAATACCCTCGACCAAACATGGAAGTGTAGGGAAGTTAGCCTCGCAAAATTGGGCTGGTCCATATGAATGTTGAGGCTTTGGCTCTGATCTATGTAAGAGCCTCGGGCAACAGCCATGTCGACCAATGTCCTCTGCCTGATCTCCCAAACATTCCTGAAGTGGTAGCAAAAATGTATTCGTTTATTCTGAGAGTTGAAATAGAGAAAACTGGAAGGGACAGAGCAGAGAAGTTGGATTGGTATTTTATAAATTGCTTTCAGTTCGTCAGGGATTTCTGGGATCTTCTGATCAGAGCCATCGTCatatatgattttgttcttAATAACAAAAGACCAGAGACCCATCTCGTTAAGCCATGAAGAAGATGTTTGTTAACTACCACAAATTCACCGCTGAAAGGGAAGAAACAgttaggaaaaagaaagaaccaATTTAATGGAAGCAGCATAAAATAAGTTTGTGCTGCAAACCTTAGGAATCTGCGACTGTAAATATTGGAAGCATATGGCTCAAACCACTCGTTGTTTCCAAGAATCTGGCTTGTGGAGGCAGTTGGCATTGCAGCCACAAGAAGTGAATTTCTTAACATAGGTAACTTGGCCTGGCTCACTACAAACCTCAAACAATGAGTCCCTTTTTAGTACTCTTCTACATCTATCCCTTCTCTCTTCCATAGCACAAAATACCGAAATTTCATGCCCTTCCATTATCTGGTTCAGGAAAACTGTAATGCAGAAGACTTTTTATTGGACATGAATGTGAACATCGAAAACAAGGAAGAAGCAAACAAAAACAGTTTTTTGGAGATGCTCCAAACAGATGGAGGGCATAGAGGGCATCCACTGTAATTTGAGAAAACCCCTGATAAAAGAGCAATCAACAGTAAGAGAATTCAGTtctgaataaaaattaaagaatttacgGTGCAGGTAATAATGCTGCAATGTACTTTCTAGtttcaacatgaaaaaaaataccGAAGTAAGAAAGCGTAACCTGAACCATTTGAGTCCTTTTGAGTAGTTAATCTCCTCATTTATTCCTTCTCTCTTCCATAATCTGATACCCTGTCCCTGGTCAAAAGAGAAATTAGCATtatttagaaggaaaaaatggCATAAACGAACCATTTGAATCCTTTTGAGTAGTTAATCTCCTCATTTATTCCTTCTCTCTTCCATAATCTGATACCCTGTCCCTGGTCAAAAGAGAaatttgcatgatttagaaggaaaaaatggCATAAACAAATGTCAGATGATTAACCTATGCAGAAATGAGTTACAAccttttaaattatgaaatagcTCATACATAGAGGATATTTCCAGGTCTCTCAAAATTTTCCAACATGATGGAAAATCCAtctaatattattaatagaaaACGTTCTATCCaagtattaattttaaatttcataccaaataataaatatattttcattttttattaaataaattcaaacatatttctatttgcactaattaataatttaaaaactgaaatatttgaaggataatgataattttcctttacccaatgatttataattagcaattaaataaatttaatatgacattcattatttactaaatatttaaacaaatattcaatcacaaatgcatttatttttaaaaaaataagcaaataaaATTACCTCTTATTAACACCTTCAAGGGTAGCGTAGCATAGGACAATCATAGATATGTTTTTCCAATCTCATATTCAAAACAAGGTGTTTTGGTAGTGCCTTCAATTTGGGGCAGTGGTGAATTGTCAAGGAAACCAGAGATGGCATGATTGTAataaattcttcttcttctccaattcTAGTAATCTCGTAATCCCACTCTTCCCACTCAGGCATATACCaaaattcaattcttttcaatttaggaaagaaaacaaatgatGAAGACGTGtcgtcattttcttttctcaaaaaTTCATTACTCACTTTTCAAACTACGCATAAAACTAATATCTAAGCATTCAAGGGATGGCAATTCTCCCAAGGGAGGCAAATGCTTACAGTTACTGCAACCATCAAGTGTTAAGTGCCTAAGCTTGGTTAAGGACATCATCCAGTTGGGCAAAATAGTGTTGCCTTTGCACCTCCATATTTGTAATTTCTCCAAATTTAAAGATGGTTGTAGGATGTCAAAAAGTGCTTCATCCCCCTCATTTGTCCTCTCTCTTCCATCAACatctttttcaaattcaagACTCAAATCAACGAGGTTTTCATGATTCTTAAGCGGTGATGTTTTAACCTCATTAACATCTAATACATTTCCCAACCTTTTTATAAACAACTTTCCATAGAGGTTAAAGTATTTCAAACCTTCAAGACTACATGCTTTCTCATCATTATCACCACTTACCACGAAATAACTTAAGGTTTGGAGATTACTCAATCTTCGAATTCCTTTTGGGATGTATCTTAGTGAATTGGTGTTATAATTTTGTAGGTGCCTTAGGTTTATTAACTTTTCCATCCCTTGAGGTAATTCTTCTAATTGAAAACATAATGCTTCAggaagttttcttttctttaagcCCCTCAAATTAAGATATCTCAAATGTATTAATTTTCCTACCTCTTTAGGAATCTcttcaatcacataatattcATTCATACTTAATGCCCTTAAACATGTCAATTCaccaaataattttgataacatATTAGGAGGCAATATACCCCAAGGATAGCTAGAACAACATAATAAACTTCGCATCCTTCTCAAACTAAAAATGGAATCAGGAAATAGATCCTCTCTATAAATTGTTGTCATCACATGACAAACTTTCTCATGATTACAAGAGTTTATGATTGGCTCTTTACTACCACCAACTTCCATATGGAGACATTCATTCTTACATAAGAACTGAGCAAAGTCATGCACTAAATCGTGCATCTTACATCTAATCACATTATTTTCATTGTCTTTTTCAAACTCTTGGAATAATGATCGTGAAGTTAAATAGTCAAAATACTCTTCTCCAACTATCTCTATTgccttattttcttcttctttaacatATCCTTAAGCCATCCATAGTTTAATCAATTcatctttttgtattttatgatcCTTAGGAAAGATAACATAATATACGAAACATCGTTTTATCGTATAAGGCAAATCATTATAACTCAATAATAATGGCATAAAAAcatctttttcaatttctttgagTTTCCATAATTCactatttaaatcaaatttccactcTTCCCAACGTTTTTTAAAACGCAAGAGACTTCCCAATGTCTTTGCAGCCAAAGGCAACCCCTTGCACTTACTTACAATTTGCCTACCAATCTCTTCAAAATTTTCGCACTCCTTTTAAGGCAAACCAAAAAATGCTAATTGCCTAAATAACAACCAACATTCTTCATCAGACAACTCCTGAACATTGATAATATTAGTTGATCTCATCATACATACAACCGACTTTTTTCGTGTGgtaatcaaaattttacttcCATGCAAACTATTCTTCAAGCAATGATATAATGGTTCCCAATTTTTGTAATCTTCAATCCACACATCATCTAAAACCAAGAGAATTTTCTTTCCCACAATACTACTATTAATGCATTCAAGAAGTgaatttaatttacttaaattagGAGTGAAACCCTCTAAAGCTTCAATGATTGCTTTGGCAATCCTATACTCATCGAAAGGCTCTGATACACATACCcaaattcttttatcaaaattgtttattaaattattatcattacaaGTTAATTGAGTCAGAGTCGTTTTACCAATACCTCCCATCTCTATAGTGGAGATGATAAGGAGGTGTTTTTCACTACTCTCACACaacttatatattaatatactcTTCTCCTCGACCACATATTTTAGACTCATCAATAAAAGTGGTACTTTGCACTCACTCACTCTTTTCAATACTCCTAATCATGTGAAAATCAaacatctctttttttttcacgatgtcatctaatttttcattgacTTCCCTTATCTTGAATGCAATGTCATGCCGCAAGATCACTTTCTTAAATGAGAAGCAAGAAGAGGGAAAGGAGAAACATACCTTCTTCTTTCCAGGAATTAGGACATTTTCAACCCCCTGATCAATTCTCTGCTCCAACAAAGCATAATTCCAACACATCTTCAATGTTGTAGGAAGCCTGTTTGAGCTGATCTAACCAAAGTCCTACAGTTGTCTCCTTCACTTGCCTTGCCTCTGCGTCGACGAGCACAGCTTGAATAGCTTCCAGATTGTTTCTCAGCTTTTCAACTTCTTTGTCAACACCAACAACTAGCCTCCCCCTCTTGTATGCCTTCACCAATGACTGAAATCAACTGCTCTAAGACAGCGGAAATAAGTGCTTCAGCCATAATCAGAGAATCAGGTAACTGTTCGTACAGATAAGAGAGCTGTGAGTTGGTAGATGTGGGTGTAATTAACTGTGAAAATGCTGATACATATCCTTTCAATTCTTTATAAAATAGGCTTGTATAGGTGTAAATTCAAAGAACAAGATTATGAGAATCTTATATGCCTGCTCACCTCTTTATTTTGTCACCcactaaacaaaaataatgCGAAGTGGTAGAAAtcaaatttacttaattaatatttaatattagaccCCGTATATTTCTGAAATCAAAAGTAAAACAAATCCATTGTGCATCAACTTGTCGTgtaaaaattttatgtgataGGATAGGCAATGCTACTTTCAGCACTGGGGTCATATGAAAAGTGAAAGTTGTGTATTATTTGTCCAAATGGTGCAAAATGTTCTTCAAACATGGCACCCAaacttatttgtttttattaaacaaacaattaatttaattgcttGTAATGTGTAGAGGTGAGCGGGTCAAGACACCCTATGAATTTTTTAGGAATTGAAATCAGTCGATTCCTAAAAATAGGAAACAGAACTTGGAACCTATAAAGTCGATTTTGGGCAGGAACCGACCCTTTAGGTTCCGGTTCATACCCGGAACCTGTATTAGATTAAATGGTATAAAATAGTTTATGCATTATTGTTTGCATAATACatcaaactatttattttttttttttttgctgtgaACAAGCacataaattcatttatttgagagttaaatttttcttgttgtaGCTGGTAATTGATGCATAGCAATGTTATGAATTAGACTGAAGTAagagttataattttaatagagatctggttctttttcttgtttgggTGAATTTCATTTTATGCAAATTTATAAAACCTGTCCCAGGAAAGTGAATTATTGAAGAGCAAACAAATATGAGAGTACTAATTTAAAGACCTTTATTAGGATAGTGTTCACTTAAATTAACATCAAACtatccaaaaaaaatataatactttGAAGATTTCCTTTacatgatatttatttataggtttTGGTTTTAGTTCCAAAAAATTGGAACCAGAACCTACCCAAGATTGACCTGTTCTAGATAGAAGCCGAAACTAAAAGCCAAGTACCTGCAGTTTTGCTCACCCCTACTAATGCGGTGATCCTTGGATATTACTCGAAAGGTGATAACACATCATGTTTTGAGcttttaaacaatataaatattcatccaCACAATTAAACAATGATCAAACTATGGACTCTTATATAAAACACCCCCcgccaaaaaaaaagaaaatctctaAGGCGTGTCACTCTCCAACCTAACATAGAGTGGCGTCGAGGTGATCCACATGAATACAAAAAGACGATGGAGGGGCACTATAAGTCTGGTAGAACCCTTCGGGAGTGAAAACGTATTTTGAGAGTGTATATAAGGTAATAAAAGTCTATACAATTCTCAATAAAATTGGTTATATATAAACTCAGTGAAGTATTTTTCACATATGCAATGtctaaaatttgattcattataaattttaacatatcaaACCACATTTGCAACCCAATGTATATTATCAATTTCGTCAATCTAACAGTTTACAGTCACTCAAAAAGTATACTTTTatgataaaacaaaatacatgTATACAAGCCaattagttttgtataatatgggttttaatcttcacacttgtaagtccaatttatatttacgacatggtatcagagcacgagtTAAACGGCcggtttaacagcctaagtgttcttggatacaagtgacaatgcacccaACCACAAACCAGCTGAGCCAAGCAACAAGCCTAACAACCTAGGTGCTTACACTTAAAcgggggtgttggagactcaaataaaaaagaaagaaaaagagtctcacatctaatgaatagaacataaaaaagtggtatataaatattgtggagtggaccttaacacaagccaattagttttatgtaatatgagtttcaatcttcacatttgtaagcccaatatatatttccaacaCATGTTAACAGAAAGATGTTTTCAAAGAAATGTGAAATCCAAAAGATGTAACAATTCTTCCGTCAGGCAAATTTGCTGTTTGTTACAAGGGTCCCAGTGAAATTTCTGGCACTGAAGAATAATTTGCACCTTGAGCATTTCCTCAGCGAAATCAGTTACAGAATTGGAAATTCTCAGCAGAGGTAACCAACTAGTTATTCAGCTCTGCAcattaaagaaacaacaaaatcagAAACACAAGGTCGTGATACTTTCTGCACATTAAACAAAGAAATCACAAACATATCCAGgaatatgaagaaaaaaattaatagagacTATTATAATGCATAACCAACCATTAACTCAATATTAGTTGAATTTCTTTTGACTACTCTCCGAATTCCATTCTTCCTGTTTTCCATGACGCAAAATCTTGCACTGAGACAgtaaatatttgatgaaatctAAAACTACATACAGAATTTACTGAGCCATGAATAATGCTGTGAAGTTTACACTACACatcaagaaaaaaagagaagtgGGAAAGCATCACCAACCATTTGACCCTACAATCCACTACATTTATCCCTCCTCTCTTCCACATTTGTTGTAAGGTAAACTGTGATTAATAGAAATTTATCTGTCTTAGTAGAAGAAAACTGCATTGTACATGGATAAAATTGCATCTTTCATTGAATTAAACAAGAAATTTACGTGCctctaaaagaaaatgaaatatttataggAAGGggaattcaaaagaaacataaaatCAGGGCCCTGTTACTACTATTTCAAACAACTGAAAACACATGAAACTATTGGTCTCACAGAAGTAGAAGTTGATTTATAAATTCTCACAAGTCATCACTCTCATTGATTAGATTTCTCCATCCAGCAATCTTGCCGCATTATGATCAAATTCATCATCTTAGTTGATCATGATTTCATGATCTTTTGATAGAATAGcactgtaaaaaaaaaatgcaagtaTTTGATTATAGCATTGCAAATGAAAGTGAtgacattaattttaaaacaggTTCTATATGCATAGCCAATTAATGGGCCATTACCAATGAAGTTTCCACCACTGCTTTACCCCTTGAGCATTTTCTTCAGCTAATCAGTGactgaaattataaattatcagcACAGGAAGCCTGAATAGTAAATCAGTTTGGGTTATTATTGAAGTAAATAACAGAATCAGAAGCACAAGGCTGATATGTTCTTTCTGTTTGAACATCAAGAAATGAAGAAACACAGAGATTAGTGAAAACACATAACCAACCATTAACTGAGTTCTTTCATCTAGTCTCCTAAGGCCACTCTTCCTTTCCTTCACAACGCGAAATGCTGCACTGAGACAATAAGTTTTTCATGaaatatgaaacaaaaaatggaaaattacaTGCCTTAGTATGAATTATG belongs to Mangifera indica cultivar Alphonso chromosome 2, CATAS_Mindica_2.1, whole genome shotgun sequence and includes:
- the LOC123209189 gene encoding uncharacterized protein LOC123209189 isoform X2 is translated as MLDDMNKCPLAKNNNKYGELMNIQVATLGNGATTVSATKFFASMVGIPVFVTGENKMYTGMESRETQGVCVAAYKTHEFSTFSIETSGCNVLMCSVLCYWKREGIYVEEYSRRTYLRLSKRGRMVLDEII
- the LOC123209189 gene encoding uncharacterized protein LOC123209189 isoform X1, with the translated sequence MLDDMNKCPLAKNNNKYGELMNIQVATLGNGATTVSATKFFASMVGIPVFVTGENKMYTGMESRETQGVCVAAYKTHEFSTFSIETSGCNVLMCSVLCYWKREGIYVEEYSRRTYLSKYLVYPHFLKVIKERTDGVR
- the LOC123208564 gene encoding putative disease resistance protein RGA1 produces the protein MHDLVHDFAQFLCKNECLHMEVGGSKEPIINSCNHEKVCHVMTTIYREDLFPDSIFSLRRMRSLLCCSSYPWGILPPNMLSKLFGELTCLRALSMNEYYVIEEIPKEVGKLIHLRYLNLRGLKKRKLPEALCFQLEELPQGMEKLINLRHLQNYNTNSLRYIPKGIRRLSNLQTLSYFVVSGDNDEKACSLEGLKYFNLYGKLFIKRLGNVLDVNEVKTSPLKNHENLVDLSLEFEKDVDGRERTNEGDEALFDILQPSLNLEKLQIWRCKGNTILPNWMMSLTKLRHLTLDGCSNCKHLPPLGELPSLECLDISFMRSLKSE